The genomic DNA CGGACAGAAACAGGCGATGATAAAAGTCCCGCTGCGTTTCTTCATGACGCCGCCGCTCCAGCACCGTGCCGATGGTATTCGCCATGGTGCAGAGGAACTCCTGCTCCTTCTGGTTGAATTTGCGGACTCGCTTGGAGTGCGCGGTCATGACCCCAAGAACCCGGTCCTCGACCAGCATGGGCACGCACATGCCTGCGACGGCACCATGTTCGGTGAGCAGTTTAGAGGGAGAAAATCTAGTTTCTCGGCGAAAGTCGTCGACCACCACCGGAACCCGTTCCCGGATCGCATATCCCGCCTGAGAATGGGTGCCGCCTTCGATCGTGAGTTTGCCGATGAGATCGCTTCGCAATCCGATCCCCGCCATGATGTAGAGATGGCCGTCCTGCTCGCGCGGCACCAGGATCTTGCAGAGTTCCACTTCCAGCGCCGTGGCCGTCTCCTGCACGGCTTCATTCATCAACGCCTGGGCGGACAGTCCGCTGACCGCCAGGGTACCGATACGCGCCAATGCCGATTGAAACCGCGCAACGTGCGACGCGTCCTGCGCGAGCAGCACCCGCTCGGTCACATCTTCCAACACCATCAGCACACCGCGCTCACCACGATAGGGCACCACATTCAACCGGCAGGCATAATAGAGCGGACGCCCATCCTGAGCCTCCACTGTATATTCGACCGTCTTCCGGGCTCCGAGCGCGCGTGCGTTCCAGGCAATGGCGTCACCCAGCAAGCGCTTTCGAAGGGCATGCGCCTCCGCCTCCGCCTGAGGCCGCGCACTCTTCACTAATTCAGCAAATTGAGAATTTTCAAAGATGAGAAGGCCTTGGCAGACGAAACAGAGGCCCCCGCGAATACAGTCACTCACCCACGCCAGGACCTCGGCGGCGGCGAGCTCCGACTGGATCGGGCTGGACGCTCTGGAACGGCTACGATGGGTAGAGGCCATGACGGTCGCGCTCGCCGGGAATGACACGTGCCTGGTTCAACACGCACGTGCGTGCGGGCTCAGTATAACGGGCAGGTCTCCACCCGTCGAGAGGGAGAAACCGGTCCCAACGCCTGCTACGGAACCATGAAATGATCCCGGCGGGTGACCGCCACGTCACTGACGAACATCGCGCCGGAATGTTTGTGAAAAAGCGGGCCTAGCCCGGCCAGAATCGGCTCGATCCGTTCTTCAGGCACGACGGTGAAGATAATCACCTGGCTACTGGTGTCGTCGAACAGCAGGTGGCCTTCGTGGAACCCGTGATGTCCCTTGCCGGAGACGTTGTTGATGATCGTATAGCCGGTGGCGCCGACTCGATCGAGCAGGTTCGTCACTAACTTGAGGTGCTCACCCTCGACCACGATGCGGATTTCTTTCATCGGATGCAACGTCAGCATACTTTCGCCCCCCTCCTCCTGTCTTTCAGGCCCCTCGATGCCAAAGACTATTTACGCTCATTCCGCCCTGTCTTGCGTCAGGGGCGCGAGGCAGCCGGCTCCTCGCCCTCCCGCACCGGCCCGCCGGATCCCGGCTGCGCTCCCGACTCATCTGCATCGGGACGCCGACCGGAACTCCCCTCCAATTCCTGGCGCAGTTCCGATTCTTCCGACACCACTCGCCAGCCCTGCATAATGTCGTAATGGTAAAACGCCGCTTCGTTCGGCTCACACACCACCAGCGACACCCACTCGTTCTGGAACAGCCGTTCGAGTCCGGGATGTTTCGCAATCACCGACTCGACGAGGGCGCGCGGCGCCTCAATCACCGTCAGCAAGCGTATCGGCTCATGGTAGGGGACCGGACCGTCCAGGACGGTCTGAGCCGGCAGGCCGAGGCGAAGGTCGCTGGTCGCTCCGCTCATCACACCCACTCGTCCGACGATATTGTGGTACACCTTGCTCCCGCTGCCGTACACCTCGTTGTCGACGGTGGAGAAATAATGCTCCATGTTGATCCATTGGGCCACGATGAGGGGAGCGGTCATGATCGTCTCCAGGAGTTTGCCCGAGGAATCCTGGCGATAGTCGTAGGAATGCAGAAATGACCGCCCCTGGAGATCCAGCGGCCTCGTGAGTTCACGACGCCCGATGATGAGGAGGTTGTTCTTCGACAGGCCCCACTCAGGGCGGACCTGGGCCCAATCAACACTGCGCCGGCTCGCCCGTTGCTGCGGATCGCGGCGGGTCGGTTTCGTCCCCGGTCTCTCCAACGCCAGACCACGTTCCAACGCCGCCTGCGTTCCCGCCTCCTTCAGATCCTCCAACAACCGCACGAGGTCCTTCCGGTGCGTCGGCGGCACATCCTCCAAATCTACGATGCGGACATCGTTCCTGGTCGTATCGTGCAGTGCCGCGACAAAATGCGTATCGCCGGGGATCTTGACCCCCCGCGACTCCAGCACCTTTCGAACGGCCGGATTGTTGGCCATCGCTGAGAAGGCGCGCGCGTTCGGGAGGCCGCTGTTGCCGCCGCAGGCGCCGCAATCCAGGGCGGATTCGTACGGATTGTTGTCCGACGTACTCCCGTGGGAACACATCACCACCAGCCGTGAAAATCCGGACGTGAATCCCATGAGACGGAGCGCCGCTTCGACGCCGTAGGCCTGTTCCGCGACAGAAAATCCATGCAGGGTAATGCGCTGCATGCGGGTCGACATGCCCCGAGGTGTGAGGGCCAACTCCCGGCGCAACCCTTCATGCAGCGCATCCGCTTCGGAGGGAGCAATTCCGAGCGCGTTCGCAACCTCTCCCCTGCTTTGCTCGTCCCGATTCTCCAGCGCCCCGAGGCGGATCGTCTCGATCAAGGCCGGCGTGATCGCGGAACCAAGCGCGGGAAACTCTCGCCGGAGCGCGGCGCGGATGGATGCGCGCTGTTCCGCCGCCACCATTTCTTCCGCCTCTTCCCGGGTCAGCTTGTCGATCGTCAGGGTCGTCGCCAGCGGCGGCAGCCACAGCCCCTTCACCCAGGAGGTCAGACGGTGATACCAGAGTGGACAAAGGGTCTTGCCGAAAAAGGGAACGCTGAAGAACCATCCCAGGGCTTCGACCATGACGTAGGGCGTAATGAC from Nitrospira sp. ND1 includes the following:
- a CDS encoding P-II family nitrogen regulator, which produces MLTLHPMKEIRIVVEGEHLKLVTNLLDRVGATGYTIINNVSGKGHHGFHEGHLLFDDTSSQVIIFTVVPEERIEPILAGLGPLFHKHSGAMFVSDVAVTRRDHFMVP